From a single Ornithorhynchus anatinus isolate Pmale09 chromosome 4, mOrnAna1.pri.v4, whole genome shotgun sequence genomic region:
- the ZNF281 gene encoding zinc finger protein 281, producing MKIGSTFLGGGGGGGGGRRAADMEPTFPPGMVMFNHRLPPVTSFARPAGSAAAPPPQCVLSSSSSSSSSSSSSNSSSSSASEPAPPPDMTFKKEPVAGAAFPPQRTPWGFLQSLVSIKQEKPSEQEEQQPPPQQPPPPPQQQQQQQAQQHHHHHHHHHHHHRHYGGLFAGAEERASGLVGGEGTGHGVIQDLSLLHQHGHPPPAPHGPHGPHARDALLGGGGSGGRADERRGPEEPKPDAGVKKAKRPKPESQGIKAKRKPGASSKPSPAGDGEGAVLSPSQKPHVCEHCSAAFRSSYHLRRHVLIHTGERPFQCSQCSMGFIQKYLLQRHEKIHSREKPFGCDQCSMKFIQKYHMERHKRTHSGEKPYRCDTCQQYFSRTDRLLKHRRTCGEAIAKGAAGAEPGSSNHAGLGNLAGSSQGNTSSSRRKNKSKGPPAESKEQKAGKAGEGPNAASVSLQSYSVEMPAVSSGGGVAGAGLDELQKRVPKLVFKKGGRKNVDKSYLNFASPLPDLVGQKPLAGKPSGALGAVAGAGVEAVGLLQGTGGKQGQIGSSYDGAMQFSKKRRYLQTASSNSAFSLNVGHMASQQSVIQSAGVSVMDSEAPLSLIDSSSLGAEIKSCHDKSGIPDEVLQSLLDQYSNKSEGPKEDPFSITEQRVDLHPSGEHSEMVQEDNLSPGAQAPSNDKASMLQEYSKFLQQTFERTTNSTGFAFGPSFQFVSLSSTLHNHTLFPDKQIYTTSPLECGFSQSVTSVLPTSLPKPPFGMLLGSQPGFYLSALEATHQQLTPSQELDDLIDAQKNLETSSGYQSASQKLTGQKEPQKALESSAGFPIPSQELAGQIDPQKDIEPRTTYQIENFAQAFGSQFKSGGRVPMTFITNSNGEVDHRVRTSVSDFSGYTNMMSDVSEPCSTRVKTPTSQSYR from the coding sequence atGAAAATCGGCAGCACcttcctgggaggaggaggaggaggaggcggcggccggaGGGCGGCCGACATGGAGCCCACCTTCCCCCCGGGCATGGTCATGTTCAACCACCGGCTCCCCCCGGTCACCAGCTTCGCCCGGCCGGCGGGCTcggccgccgcccctcccccgcagTGCGtgctgtcctcctcttcctcctcctcctcctcctcctcctctagcaaCTCCTCGTCGAGCTCGGCCTCCGAGCCCGCCCCGCCTCCGGACATGACTTTCAAGAAGGAGCCCGTGGCGGGCGCGGCCTTTCCCCCGCAGAGGACGCCCTGGGGGTTCCTGCAGTCCCTGGTGAGCATCAAGCAGGAGAAACCTTCGGAGCAAGAGGAGCAGCAACCGCCgccgcagcagccgccgccgcctccccagcagcagcagcagcagcaggcccagcagcatcaccaccaccaccatcaccaccaccaccaccaccgccactACGGGGGTCTCTTCGCCGGGGCCGAAGAAAGGGCGTCCGGCCTGGTGGGCGGCGAGGGGACCGGCCACGGCGTCATCCAGGACCTCAGCCTGCTCCACCAGCACGGccacccgccgcccgccccgcacggccCGCACGGCCCGCACGCCCGGGACGCgctgctgggcggcggcggcagcggcggccggGCCGACGAGCGCCGCGGCCCCGAGGAGCCGAAGCCCGACGCCGGCGTCAAGAAGGCGAAGAGGCCAAAGCCAGAATCTCAGGGAATCAAAGCCAAGCGGAAGCCCGGCGCGTCTTCCAAGCCTTccccggcgggggacggggagggcgccGTCCTCTCCCCGAGCCAGAAGCCGCACGTCTGCGAGCACTGCAGCGCGGCCTTCCGCAGCTCCTACCACCTGCGTCGGCACGTCCTCATCCATACGGGGGAGAGGCCTTTCCAGTGCAGCCAGTGTAGCATGGGGTTCATTCAGAAGTACCTACTGCAGCGCCACGAGAAGATCCACAGCCGGGAGAAGCCGTTCGGCTGCGACCAGTGCAGTATGAAGTTCATCCAGAAGTACCACATGGAGAGACACAAGAGGACCCACAGCGGAGAGAAGCCATACAGATGCGATACCTGTCAGCAGTATTTTTCCAGGACCGATCGGTTGCTGAAGCACAGGCGCACGTGCGGCGAAGCCATAGCGAAAGGAGCGGCCGGCGCAGAACCTGGGTCATCCAACCACGCCGGCCTGGGCAACCTGGCCGGGTCGTCTCAGGGAAACACGAGTTCctccaggaggaagaacaagtccaAGGGCCCGCCCGCCGAGAGCAAGGAGCAGAAGGCCGGCAAGGCCGGCGAGGGACCGAACGCCGCCAGCGTCAGCCTGCAGAGCTACTCCGTGGAGATGCCCGCCGTGTCTTCCGGCGGGGGCGTGGCCGGCGCCGGCCTCGACGAGCTGCAGAAGAGGGTGCCAAAGTTGGTCTTCAAGAAGGGAGGCCGAAAGAACGTCGACAAGAGCTACCTTAACTTTGCGTCCCCCTTACCGGACCTCGTCGGGCAGAAGCCCCTGGCCGGGAAGCCGAGCGGGGCCCTCGGCGCCGTGGCCGGGGCCGGCGTGGAGGCCGTCGGCCTCCTCCAGGGCACGGGGGGCAAGCAGGGTCAGATAGGCAGCAGTTACGACGGTGCCATGCAATTCTCCAAGAAAAGAAGATACCTACAGACTGCCAGCAGTAACAGTGCCTTTTCCCTCAACGTAGGACACATGGCTTCCCAACAGTCCGTCATCCAGTCTGCGGGCGTCAGTGTTATGGACAGCGAGGCCCCCTTGTCGCTCATCGATTCCTCCTCCCTGGGCGCGGAGATCAAGTCCTGCCACGATAAGTCCGGCATCCCCGACGAGGTCCTGCAGAGCCTTTTGGACCAGTACTCCAACAAGTCGGAAGGGCCGAAGGAGGATCCCTTCAGTATAACGGAACAGCGTGTGGATTTACACCCCTCAGGAGAACACTCGGAGATGGTTCAGGAGGACAACTTGAGCCCGGGCGCTCAGGCGCCTTCGAACGATAAGGCGAGCATGTTGCAAGAGTACTCCAAATTCCTGCAGCAGACCTTTGAAAGAACAACCAATAGTACCGGTTTTGCTTTTGGGCCCAGTTTCCAGTTCGTTAGCTTGTCTTCGACCCTCCACAACCACACTCTCTTTCCAGACAAACAGATCTACACTACGTCTCCCCTGGAGTGTGGTTTCAGCCAATCTGTTACCTCAGTGTTGCCAACTTCATTGCCAAAGCCTCCGTTTGGAATGTTGCTTGGATCGCAACCAGGTTTTTATTTATCCGCCCTGGAGGCGACACATCAGCAGTTGACTCCCTCCCAGGAACTGGACGATCTGATCGACGCCCAGAAAAACCTGGAGACCTCCTCCGGCTACCAGTCTGCGTCTCAGAAGTTGACCGGCCAGAAGGAGCCGCAGAAGGCTTTGGAGTCCTCGGCGGGCTTTCCGATTCCGTCTCAGGAGCTGGCTGGCCAGATCGACCCTCAGAAGGACATCGAGCCTAGAACAACCTACCAGATCGAGAACTTTGCACAAGCATTCGGTTCTCAGTTTAAGTCGGGCGGCAGGGTGCCAATGACCTTTATCACTAACTCTAATGGAGAGGTGGACCATAGAGTCAGGACTTCAGTGTCAGATTTCTCAGGGTATACAAATATGATGTCTGATGTAAGCGAGCCATGTAGTACGAGAGTTAAGACACCAACCAGCCAGAGTTACAGGTAA